The DNA window GGAATAAAGGGCTGGACGTCGCCGCGGGTGCCGACGACCAGAATCAGAATGGCGAGATCGGGGACGGTTTCGGGTATCGGTCGTTGCTCCGGATCGACCAGAGTTGCCTCGTGCTCGCGCAGCCAGGAGGCGGCCGCTTCTTGTTGTGGGTCGATATCGGTCTGGAAATCGAGATCAACTCGCCCCGTGGTCTGCCTCTGGGCGGCGGACAATGCATGGCGGAGATAGGCGCGCATGCGAGCTTGCGTCCAACGCCTCGTCCACCAGCCACGATCCCGTTGGGGCCTGTTGATTTCCGGTGGTTCCATGGGAAGGCCTTTTAATCAGAACGTCGCGGGAAAGAGAACCGTGAATTCACACGATCTCGACGCGTTTTCGGGGCTTTTCACGGAGTCGTGGGCGCGGGAATTCATGGAACCGGGGCGACCTCCTCCAGCCAGTCGCGTTCAATCTCGATCTCCGCGATGGCCATCTGCCAGAGCCAGATGGGCGCTGTGTGTTGGGGTTTTTCTGGTCGCCGCGATAGCAGAAGGCGTTTCCGGTGTCGGAGGTGCGCGACGTCGTTCCGGCAAATAATTCCAAGGGTATGGGCTGTCGGCTGTTCGGTAGCGCAGAGCACTCGTGCCCGGCGAACATCCAGCGCCCGGGCACGCGCTGGAGGCAGTCGGAGCCATTTGTCGAGCGCGCGCCGACCCGCCGGCGTTATGATCAGACCCGGCCGGTGCTCATTGCTTTGGAGCAACTCCATCGCCAGGCCTTCGACTTTCAGCCGGCAGAGAGTGTTGCGGATCTGGCCTGCTGCCAGCGGGCGGAAAAGCGCAATCAGCGGAGCTACCGCTCGGTAGATCTCGGCGATACTGCGCGGATCGTTTTCCAGGGCGGCCAAGGTGGCATAGCGAATCATCATGCCGAGAGAGTGGACTTGATTCGCCTCGACAACGAGTTTGTATCGTTACGCGTGGTGCTGCCGGACAAAGGGCGAAAGCGAAAGTTGCGTTCGCTCTCGTGCTAGGGAAAGAGCTTGCGGTCGGCCGCCAGAGCGGTCGCGAGCTCCTGTAAAAAGGAATCCCGCGGGATTTCCTCGGCACCCATTCGCTCGAAATGAGGTGTCATCACCTGACAGTCGATCCACGTGCAGCCCCGTTCCTTGAGATGATCCACCAGATACAAAAGGGCGAGGCGCGATGCATCTGGTTCCAGATGAAACATGCTTTCGCCCGAGAATGAGCCACCGCAATCGACCCCGTAGAGGCCGCCGACCAGATCCTGGCCCTGCCAGGCCTCGACGCTATGGGCCATTCCGAGATGGTGCAGCCTCCGGTAGGCGTCGATCATCTCGGGATTGATCCAGGTGGCGTCCTGCTCCGGCCGCGGGATGGCCGCGCACTGCTTGATGACGCTTTCGAAATCATGGTCGATGGTGAAGCGCAGGCTCGATTTTCTCCGGGCCCGCGTCAGATTCCGTCCAATATGCAGATTCTTGAAACGCAGGATGGCTCGATCCAAGGGACAGTACCAGAGCAGGGGCAGCCCCTCGGCGGGCCAGGGGAAGATTCCCTGCCGATAGGCCTGCAGCAGGCTCGTTTCGTCGAGCGAGCCCCCTACGGCCACGATATCATCTTCCATCGAGATCATTTCTCCGGTAAATCCTAGCGGATTCTGGCCTCGAAGGCTCTTTTTTGCGCCCTTCGCGGTGGATGGCTATCGATAGGGCATGGGTAGAAGTCTTCTCGATAAAGTATGGGATCTGCATACCGTCCGCGAAATGGAATCCGGACAGACGCAATTATTCGTCGGACTCCATTTGATCCATGAAGTCACCAGTCCCCAAGCCTTCGCGATGATCCGTGAAGCGGGTTTGCCGGTCGCCTTCCCGGAGCGCACGTTTGCAACAGTCGATCATATTATTCCGACAGATGATCAGACCAGGCCGCTTCGCCACGGACAGGCCGAAACCATGATGGCTGCTCTGGAGAACAATACAAAAGAATACGGCATCGAGTTTTTCGGTCCCGATTCCGGGGCGCAGGGCGTGGTTCACGTGATTGGCCCGGAAATGGGTCTGACCCAGCCGGGCATGACAATCGCGTGTGGGGATAGCCACACGAGCACGCACGGGGCCTTCGGCGCCGTGGCCTTCGGGATCGGTACCAGCCAGGTCCGGGATATTCTGGCGACGCAATGTCTCGCGATGGAACGCCCCAAGACCCGCCGCATCGAAGTGCAGGGTGAATTGCGCCAGGGTGTTTATCCCAAGGACGTGGCCTTGCACATCATCCGGAAGCTGGGCGTGAAGCATGGAGTGGGCTACGCCTACGAATACGCGGGCGATGTCTTTGACGCCATGAGCATGGAAGGGCGGATGACCGTCTGCAATATGTCGATCGAGGGTGGCGCGCGTTGTGGTTACGTCAATCCGGATGAAAAGACTTTTGCCTACCTCAAGGGGCGTCGCTTCGTCCCGTCGGGCGAGGATTTTGAAAAGGCCGTAGCGTGGTGGCGCGAGATCGCCTCGGATGCAGATGCCGCCTATGATGATGTGGTTTCGATCGATGCCGCCGAAATTTCTCCGACCGTAACCTGGGGAATCAACCCCGGACAGGCGATCGGGGTAGGCGAGCATATTCCCG is part of the Candidatus Binatia bacterium genome and encodes:
- the leuC gene encoding 3-isopropylmalate dehydratase large subunit; protein product: MGRSLLDKVWDLHTVREMESGQTQLFVGLHLIHEVTSPQAFAMIREAGLPVAFPERTFATVDHIIPTDDQTRPLRHGQAETMMAALENNTKEYGIEFFGPDSGAQGVVHVIGPEMGLTQPGMTIACGDSHTSTHGAFGAVAFGIGTSQVRDILATQCLAMERPKTRRIEVQGELRQGVYPKDVALHIIRKLGVKHGVGYAYEYAGDVFDAMSMEGRMTVCNMSIEGGARCGYVNPDEKTFAYLKGRRFVPSGEDFEKAVAWWREIASDADAAYDDVVSIDAAEISPTVTWGINPGQAIGVGEHIPEANDFSEDEKAVVVDAYDYMHWTSGDAIHGTPIDVAFIGSCTNGRIEDLRAAAAIARTGKVAPGVKALVVPGSQEVARQAESEGLHEIFKAAGFEWRLAGCSMCLAMNPDKLQGDQVCASSSNRNFKGRQGSATGRTLLMSPAMVAAAAISGRVADVRQVLSEG
- the aat gene encoding leucyl/phenylalanyl-tRNA--protein transferase; this translates as MISMEDDIVAVGGSLDETSLLQAYRQGIFPWPAEGLPLLWYCPLDRAILRFKNLHIGRNLTRARRKSSLRFTIDHDFESVIKQCAAIPRPEQDATWINPEMIDAYRRLHHLGMAHSVEAWQGQDLVGGLYGVDCGGSFSGESMFHLEPDASRLALLYLVDHLKERGCTWIDCQVMTPHFERMGAEEIPRDSFLQELATALAADRKLFP